From a single Cotesia glomerata isolate CgM1 linkage group LG6, MPM_Cglom_v2.3, whole genome shotgun sequence genomic region:
- the LOC123267991 gene encoding ATP-dependent DNA helicase PIF7-like has translation MLVFCHVDDLSKLLEKYRDYFSEDIKREVEQDGGNVELLLDVIYNKCLILLEDIVISMSGKTLLQFGLHSPTRDERFIVTNRQYLRELAYDTVYLTKVVAENVPKLNLEQKKVYNEILNSIRSDSWQLYFLDAPGGTGKTFLINLLLAKIRSKKNIAIAVASSGIAATLIDGGKTAHSAFKLPLNLGYSESPLCNISKQSDMAYVLQETKIIIWDECTMAHKNGIEALNRLLKDIRGCDRIIGGVIVLLAGDFRQTLPVVPQGTRADEVKACIKSSILWPSV, from the coding sequence ATGTTAGTTTTTTGTCATGTTGACGACCTATCGAAATTATTGGAGAAATATCGAGATTATTTTTCAGAAGATATTAAGAGAGAGGTAGAACAAGACGGTGGAAATGTTGAGCTGTTACTTGACGTTATTTACAACAAATGTCTCATACTACTTGAAGATATTGTTATATCAATGTCTGGAAAAACACTTCTTCAGTTCGGCCTCCACTCTCCAACCCGAGATGAAAGGTTTATTGTCACTAATCGTCAATATTTGCGTGAACTGGCTTACGACACCGTCTATTTAACTAAAGTTGTAGCTGAAAATGTTCCTAAATTAAATCTAGAACAGAAAAAAGTttacaatgaaattttaaattcgattAGATCTGATTCTTGGCAGTTGTATTTTCTTGATGCTCCAGGTGGTACTGGAAAAAcgtttttaatcaatttactGCTTGCGAAAATCAGGAGTAAAAAAAACATCGCTATAGCCGTTGCTTCTTCAGGAATTGCTGCGACTTTGATAGACGGAGGTAAAACAGCTCACTCTGCCTTTAAATTACCTCTCAATTTAGGTTATTCTGAGTCTCCACTTTGTAACATCTCTAAACAGAGTGATATGGCTTATGTGCTGcaagaaacaaaaattattatctgggACGAATGCACTATGGCTCACAAAAATGGTATTGAAGCTCTAAACAGATTGCTCAAAGATATTAGAGGTTGCGACCGAATTATAGGAGGAGTAATTGTTCTCTTGGCCGGTGATTTTAGACAAACTTTGCCTGTTGTGCCACAAGGAACACGTGCAGATGAAGTTAAAGCCTGTATTAAGTCATCAATTTTATGGCCTTCGGTCTAA